The Phaseolus vulgaris cultivar G19833 chromosome 5, P. vulgaris v2.0, whole genome shotgun sequence genomic interval ACGTTGAATATTCCTTTTCCCCCTTCACTGGCCAAAAACTAAGTTTCATGCTATCATTGGAACTTACAATGTATTTCCTGAAAAACCATCAGTCTACCCTATTGTGATCGAGTGGAGGCTCTATtttcctttgtaatttttttatatagtattaattacaataaaaatatattgtgGGTTTCAATATTTTTGTTAGTATTTAATTGGTGATGATCATGTACACATACACCTGAGTTAGAGAATGAGAATACACAGTTCAGTGGAGGATTAACCACCAATTTTCCTCATTTGCTTCAATCCTGTTACTTTTAGTTTAACTACACTGTTTGATTCCGATATTTTAGTCCATGTACAGTTTTTATCcttaattctaattttttatatatactgctcataatttttaattattaaaaataaatcatagaGATGTGGCAAAATGTGACATGATTATTACTTATCTGAAATGACAAGGGAAAAAAGTTGTAAAAACTGGTTAAATAAAAtcttttttgaagttttttatgtttatataaataacttGTGTATTTCATTCTTCTTCCATTCTTGTATATATAGAAATCAATGCCACATGCCTTATAATATTTCCGTTATAGCATGTTTAACTCGTTGGTCACCCTCAAAGGTATGCCACTGCAGCATAAAACTGCTTGAATACATTGTCACTTGGTTAAATTGTTTGAAACTAGCACCACTGTTCAATCATTAGAAGTTGCCAATGTTACTTGATCACTGTTCAAAATTTCTGTGGTGAAACTATACTTGAATTTTTTTCAATCAAGCTGGGTGGGTTCTCATTTATTATCTTGGTGTTCTTGCCATTCACATCATTGACATGCATTTCTACTAATCGGCCCCACATTCCTGGTCATTCATTTAGTCTTACTAGGAACCCATCAAGCAAGCAAATGGCTGTGTATTTTCAGCACTTTTTTCAGTGTTGCTGCATTATAGTTGCCATTCAATCTAATATCTACTCTTGAAAAAGTGTTTGTATCATGTTTTATGGGttgaacaaaataaaacatgGATAACCAAAATAAGACCGTTTCTGCCTACACCTCCCGTTCTTCTGACATTCCATTCAAAACATTGAAATACTTTTTTACGTGTCACCCctatattctggattacataatatgaaaattaatcTTGGATTCATAAATAGTTTACAGATGTAatccataatatatttaaaaaaaaaatggtattttggattatataatctaaaagtcTGAATTTGAGGGTGACTTCCAGATTATTTCGGACATGcatttggaattttttttggaTTATATTTTCTGGAAGTTAatctcatattaaaaaatacttcCAGATTATGAATCCAGAAACTAATCATGTATATGAAAAGATgcttttaaattacataattcgaaagttaattatgaatttgaaaaaatatttatggattatataatttggaatATTAAAGAAGCACATTTttagaaatatgaaaatttatggttgtgagagaagaatatatggaggtgcaggaagaaacaatccCAAAATAAACTGGAACTGTTTGTCTTCTAGCTGATGTAGTTGATGATCCAAGTTTAAATAAGCTAGTGATTTTGATGTGTTTTATGACATGAAATGATTTGAGTGGAAAGGGAAAAGAAACTAGGGTAAATAGAGtggaaaagaaagaaattatCTTTATCAGTGTAGACTTTGACAAAAGTCTTTTAGGATCCGCATCAAATCCAAAAGTATTGAATGAAGATTAAGCGAGGATGAAAAACAAAGGTTACAGATTTGTTTACCAAATCACTTCTGGCTAACAAGTTTGAATCAGAAAATTGGAGTTTGCAGTtcaaaaaatcaagaaaaagtGTTAATTATTGTGTTTTTGTAACTACACATAAATGCATGTAACTGCATAAGACTCTTTATTTTTTCCTGATTCAATTGTTGAATAAATATTTCTAAGTAAGTACTCATAATAAGTAATAAGTAATTAGGAGACACTTACTGcaaatattataaatgtaattgttaacaaagataataaaatattttgctttttttttcttctataatGTTTTTGAGACACTAGTTACAAATGGGAAATTGCTCACCAAATTGGAAAAATCTGTACACCTAATTGAGAATCTAAGTGTCTAAAAAGGACAATAAATCAACTTTGAAGTATGACTTATTTTTTGACCATGGTTTTGTTTGATTGCTGGTGTAGTGGACAACTTTCTTGGTTTGTGTCTTCTCTAGAGTCATTCAGCAATAGCCACATGGGAGCAATAAAAAGAAGGTTGTGAATTAACATTAATATCAGTGTGATTTGGAGTTTGATTCCACAATATATTTATTACCTAAGTTTGGTCCCAGAATAAAAGCACTCCACTCTTCTCTGGTCCTTTACCCCTCTCAAAAAGACACTTTGTTTCCTCAGTCATTCATCTTGTCTTGTTTCTAACATATTTGTACCTTTTGTTTCATGTACATATATATAGTTTTGTTATGAAGTACAAGGCACACTAAATTAGTGTTCAATTAATAAAGACAAACgcattataaattttattcaaaattgataagaatatttttttgtaataaataaaGCTTTTGACTATATTTatactattaaaatataaaaaatgtgatatatatttcattgtataaataaatatgtttagaattaaaaaaattgtcattcaagtagtttaaaaaaattcactaaacatcaaatatatatatttattttttaaattttttaatattttaaaattaaaatttaatttatcattCTCTTTAATTCaaatgtaataatattttatacaatactaaatattttaaaattgataatgtattttaatacacaattttaaaaactaagtataaatataaaaatgaataatttaaaaaaaatcgtgCATTAGCACGGGTTTAGAACTTATTTGAAAAGCAttacaaacttaaaaaaaaaggtaGAACGGAAAATGAAGAGTGCACGATTAAATTAACAAATAGTGATAAACTATCTAATAATTATTACAATCAATACATTTTAATAGATAAGTTTAAATCTTGGCAAAGATAAaaggtatttttatttttttttaaaatattcaatattCAGTGTCATtacttttatttctatttttcccAAGTAAAAGCTATTTTCATCctctataatttattttaattttagttttgatcttaataattaaaaaaatactattaatatgTCAAAACTTTTGTCTGCATGCAATACATGTAAATTATGAAATGTTATCAGACATGTCGATAATTAActtttattagaaaaattagTTAATCATTTTTATTGAAAGTTTTATTAATATATCTTTTAAGACGTTATAGGTTCTACTTTGTGCTATTGGTTTAAGAAACGTGTattatttatactatttaatatattaaaatattaaatcttaaaagcaaaataaaattacatacaaatttgcAATAAAATAGTAAACACCGAAAAGTTAAACTTATACAAAATCAATGTGAAGATAAATGAttgatatatttatgtttttagaaTACGAAgtttatgataattttaattttattttttcatatttttaaaaatacttcttcaaatttgaaaaatataattactcAATTTGACCATTTAGATctaaaaacaatattaataaatcattttaatttcttaagtatagtgtgtaattttttttaatttaaaaaataaaaatattgatttttaaacAATTTGGAGAGAAAAACCAAATTCACTGCAAATTTCAGAAGAGAAAAACataattgttagaaaagaaaatttaaatctTCTATTACAGAATTTCTGTTGTTTTTTTGACACATATATCAGAATAGAACATGTTTCATGGTTGGAAGTGCAGAACAAGATAGATAGATACCCATAAGATACATAATGTTGCTGCAGCATTCCATGTTCTGTGCTATTCCTCCCTCTCACACTTTTTCTCTCTTCACCCCATCACTGAAACAAAGGAACCCATTTCTTCACCATCTCTCTTTTCCTAGAAAGCCCAAAACTTCCACCTTCAGAATTTCTTCTCTTGGCCCTGGTTTCCTTGATGACATCGTTCAAATTGCTCATAACAAGGTACCCATTTCAAAGTTCAAAGTTTAGATGTCTCACAAATTCTTGGTTCCtttcaaattttgattttttctttcttttccagCAAAACCACTTCGTGTTTTGCGTTCTATGTGCTGATCTGGctcttattttctctttctttgttcttcttcttccaagGTTCTGATTGCAGCTGGTGTTTCTTTGGCGATTGGTCAGCTTTCTAAGCTGTTCACTTCTGTTTTTCTTTATGGCAAAGAGTTTGATATCAGGGTAATTGTTCAAGCTGGAGGGTTCCCATCTTCACACTCTTCTGTATGGCTTTGCAACCCTTAATCAGTTAATCCTATTTTGATGATGGCATTTGAATTGTTGATTTTTCACCCAGTGGGGTTTCATTTTCAATCTCAGTATCTCACCAAGTTGTTTGTATTTTCCTGGCATAGGCAACAGTGGCTTGTGCAACATTATTTGGCCTTGAGAGGTAAGATATTCATTCGGTTGCCATCTTGGTGTTTGGTTcataagaataataaatatatactatTGGATTATATTTGAATGGTCAAGACTAAAAGGTAAACGCACATGACTTTTTTAATGGTCGTGTGCTCactaaaacatttttaatcTTGATCATCCATTTATAATTGTATGGATAGCATTCATAGGTTTTATTTCTCACCATAACCAAGAATTTCACTTGATTTATACGTTTTTATGTATGTGTTCGTCTGATATctgtaattttataatttgcAAATGCAGAGGCTTCTCTGATCCTATTTTTGGGCTTGCTGTTGTGTATGCTGGTCTCATTATGTATGATGCTCAGGTATGATCTTCTATCAAATATGGTGCTTTCTATCTAGTCtttatttagaattatttaCTTTCCTTTATGTATTTGTATTGGATCACGTGAATGTCTTTTGTTATGTTCTTTTAACTGTGTAACATTTCAACTTCGCTTAGAAAAAAGCCACAATTTGTGTGGTTTATTTTACCAACACCGTGGTGGTCCATGGGCTATTTATTTCAAACTTATTTGACAAGTCTTAAGCCGGATTAAATTAAGATCTTGTAAGATATTGGGTATTGTTGTTATGTGATTAATGTAATGTAATCTCTAATGAATGATAAAACTATTTGTGGAATTCTTACCATGGTGGTATTGGTAAACACTACACATGAACAGATTTAATTCCGTATTTTTCTTATGATTTGTTGTTTTATGTGGGATGTGTTGCTTCTAGAACTACGTATGTTGGGAAAGCAATTGGCATAAGCTGATGTGCAGCTGAAACCTAGAACAGAAAATTCTTTGTGACCAATGAAGATTTTGAGGAGTGGTCACAAAAGTTGAACTCTAATTCCAATATATACCCAAATGTAAAAGATATTATAAGATGATCTAATTGCTGAACAAGCAATGTATATATAACAGCTGCTTACCAGCACTGATAATCTATGCATTTACATTTAGGCTTgaaatcttcttctttttcttttgttgatAACTGATTTAGTAAAACAGTAGTTTGATTCTGCGCTGAGAATCTTACATATATGGTTAATAAAACTGGAGTTAGAGAAACTTTACATTTCTGAATAGTTGTTGAAATAAAAAAGAGTCGCTATTAGGATTTGCAATAGAACAAGGAAGTGGTAACCCCTGTGTCAGGGGAGGAAACTTGTTGCATCTCGAAGTTACTGACTCAAATTAGgcttatacaaaaataaaacaagacTACCTTTCTTTGAAGACAGTTCTTGTTGGTCAAGCCAAGGATGCAAGGAGGCATCTTTATGTTGTGGCGGTCGATGGAAATCTGAGACTAACTCATGCTCCACTGTATCATGCCATGtgataagtgcctaatcataGCTTAGGATTTTGGCATTCTATCTACAAAAGTcccaaaaaatagaaaatgcagAAGAAAATAGAAGATGTAGAAGACAAAAAAATCAAGAGATTGATTGACAAGTTGAGGAAGATTCGCCATTctaaatttgaaattcaaagatAAGAAATTAAAGTATTTTCATAAAAACCTTGGGAGAATTTTTCTCCAAAAGTATAAAGCTTCACACACAAATTAGTCGAAACTAATTacaaaattcaacaaataccAATGCTATGGACCAAAGATACTAGGTTCATTCAAGTAATTTGGTTCACCCAACAAGCtatttaaaatcctaatagCCATTAATGTCCAAAGAGAGTTTCTAATTacaaaataatagaaacaaTTACAAAAGGCTCATCAAAGACCCAATACAAAATTACACAATTCCTAATCTACAATGTAACCCCTCCTTCTTAACCCTTCATCATGTTCCTATTTGTGCACTCATCACACTCTTCTGCTTCGAGAGAATTCTACATCGTACTTGACTCTTTATTACTTAGATTGAATGGCTCAAATTTGAAGTAGTCTAAAATAATACAAGAAAATTTATCTATATGAGATTTGAATACCTTGAAAAGAAAATTTCTTATTGCTTTTAGATTTTCCTTCGGGATCAAATATGAACCTATAGAAAACATCAAACGACACCAAAATCAGAAGATTAATCTCATATTTCATAACTAAGTAAATTTAATGCAAAATATAAGCAATTATATCATTTTCAAATGAAAGATAAAAATTCTGTCAAACAACCCTTTTTGTTTCATACTTTCTATAATCAACACATTGTGGAACACCTAAAACAATATTATGCATACCAAAAGCAACATGCAATCTGAATTAGTAGTTCAAAGATAAGAATCAAAATATCTTCACAAAATCCTACAGAGAATTTCTCTTAGAAATCATAGAGCTTCATATACAAATTAGtcaaaacaaattacaaaaGTCAACAAATACATCCAACAAGTTATCTAGTAATTTTAATAGCAATTAATGTTCAAACGTCCGATACAAAAAGTCCATCAAGGTCCAAAAACAtagaaataaatacaaaaagttCATCAAAGGTCCAATACAAAATTACACAACGCCTAATCCACAATGTAGTCTCTAGTGTTCTTCATCCCTCGTCATGTTCCTATCCATGTACACATCACCATGCTCTATTGATTTTCaatctttctttttatttcgAACTTTAGATTGCTATTAAACATTGCTCAAAGGTTAAAACATAATGTGTTTCAACTTTCAAGGCTGCTTGTTACTTGGGGTTCATTTCTTGGATTAGGAAGATGATTAAATAGATAGATTTGGTCATTTTTCTTTCCTGTCTCTCTCCcaaaagtaataaataactATGTGGAAGGGCCATAGAggatccaatccatttaatgtATCAATCCGCAGAAGCAATTCAAAATCTAAGGAAGGAAGGACTGATGTAACAGATTGCCAATATAGTAAAAGGGTATTTAGGAGGGGTGGTTTAACTGTGTAGATTATTAAAAGAGGAGAGGGCTGTAAAGCAGAAAAGGCAAGAGGATGGTAAAGAGAAAGGTAGAGTGCAGTGTCTCTCTCTTCAATAcccttttttgtttttgtttcagtATTTACATTGTAAATTCACACCCAGTGGTACTACTGATAGTCTGTTGAAGAATTATACAGAGGGcttactaaatattttttatacattggTAGCAATGAAGTCTGAAACTTTGATGCAAACTACTCAAATCCCTTACTACTAGCCCAATCCCAATGGATTTGCTGTGTGTCACATTGCAAGGAACATGGTAAAATGTTTAGTTGGACTATGCTAGTCCCTTACTTTGATGgcatctaaaatattttcttaatttggTTTGTTTCATACTTAAGTTAGATTGCAGCGGATACTTCTTTTGTTCTTATTCATATCGGCTCCACTTTGAACTGGGCACTTCATTAACCTTGTAACCTGCAGAATGAGAAGGAATTTAACGAATGTataaggaaaatagaaaaaggatGCTTGCAATTGGGAGAAAAAATGACTAGGAGATTATTATCAGCCTCAACCTAAGGAAACTtgttaaatgtatttttagtttattgttTCAGATGCCAAATGATAAGATAGATATCCTACACCAAGCCTGAACTAGTCTATATTGATCATATATTCTAGTCACGTGGCTTATACTTACTGCATGCTTGATTCATCCTATTTTGAggaaataatttttcaattttgcctacattttttagatttgtttgaaaaagaagttCCCTCAAAATAATCTCAACCAAACATGCACACACTTCACACAAGGAAAAATTGCCTGTTTGCACTTAAAATACGTGGCCACACCTTGTCTTCGTCATTGCATTATCCATAATGTACTTATTTCTTCTCAAAGTTTGTAAGTCTTAGTTTTTTCATCTCTCCCATAATTGTCCTCACTATGACAAAAGTTAGCTGAAATGCGAGTTGCTTAGGCTCACCAGAACGAACATTTGTATAAGATAAATATCTGTCTCAGGTGAAAAACTGACCAGTATGTGTTAATATTTTTCAGTAAAACCTTTTTTCATTTTACAATTTGTTAATATCAACCTTAGTTTAATTTTAGGGAGTCAAAAGTAAAAGGGTTTTATtagaaggaaagaaaataactatatttttttatgtctgACATAGTAAATGCTTTCTTTTCCAAGTAAAAAAGTGATATACTATAGTAACACAATCTCTAGCACTCTGATACAATTTTTTCCAGTATCGGAAACTCATGTGTTTTCTATTAAGTGttaaagatcctacgtcagataAGATTAATTTTACAGTATATAAATAGGAGACAATCTTCAACTTACAAGTTAGTTTTTTCGAAATTAGACTTAAATTCACGATATTTGAGTTTGTCCTAACAAAGTTTATTGAGTATATCGTGTCATTCACTATAAGATATTATCGGACCAACTACCAATATCTAGTCCTACACATGAGATGTCAATATCTCATATGAAAGATTGTGTTAGAAATCTTACAtcgattaaagataaaaaatttacagAATATAAATGAAGACAATTCTCATCAAAGGCAATTCTCATCTAACAAGCAGATTTTGTAAGAATGAATTAAGTTTAAACCCACTTCCTGGTAATAGGTATTTATGTGAATTTCAACCAATAGGGGTGAGTGATAGAAAATGTGTTCTTCGTACCGTActcttgttttattttcttaaagtgGGCCCAAGAAAAACTTTcagcttttttttttatttgtcccTTTAACTTGTTTTTGTTATGATTATGACCTTATATAGCTAACAAATGGGAATTTGGCTTGTGATTTTCAGGGTGTAAGAAGAGAAGTAGGTACTCATGCTAGAGTGTTGAACAAATTACTTCTCCAAATGCAAGCCAACTCTTTACATTCCAAAGATGGAGATAGTTTAATCAACTCTCAATCAGGACTATCAAAGCAACTAAAGATAGAAGACTTTGAGAAGTCTCTTTTGTCCCAAGAAGCCACTTTGGAACCACAACAAGCAAATGGAGGTCTATTGGTCAAATCAGGAAGCAAAATAAGTcaaacagaagaagaagaagaaggaatcTCAAAATTGGCTGTTGATGGCATACCCCCATTAAAAGAATCTATTGGCCATACGGAGATTGAAGTCATAGCTGGTGCTTTACTTGGTTTTTTGGTGGCTTTGGTTGTGTATAATAATATCATGTAAAATTCTTTTTTGATGAATGATTTCATAATATATCTTAcctcaaatatattattatactaaTCAAAAGAAACCAAGTTGGTACCAGGTTAGTTTATCTTTATCTTTCAGGAAAATATTCCAAATTGGGATATGTTCAGAGAGAACATGACATTGATAAAGATAGAATACCCTTTCAAAAGGGATTTGATTTGTTGGGATGAATAGGagatttttcttcttatttcaaatataatttttaaaataaaatctgtTTGATAAAAATGAAGCTCAAATGAATCTATTTCAATTTTGAAACACTCAGGTTTGTCTAATGGAAGAaaagatatttatatttatcttaattataAGTAAAATTTACTATTACTAATAATTGGTTAtccataataaattttaaaacttattagttatgaatttaaataagttttaagttATACCTACtcgtttttgtttgtttttatcaTTTCCAAACTTtaacatttgtttgtgtttccattttttaatttcagtttaagttatttattcattattttaattttattacataGATATTTATCTtggatttaaaaaatgttttaactcTAGTTACTAGTGCAAATTCAGATGTTGTTGTATCTATATCTGTATTTTTCAATATGTCGtcttataacttttttataaataaaagtatatgacctttttataaataatatatatatatatatttattttatatgattttttattatataaaaataagataattaaatttatcatttattatattaagcgtaagttgtaataaaaaaattaattatgcagaataattatttaaaaaattacattatgtAAAATGTGGATAACTATTTTTGTAATCTATGTTTGGAAGTTTAAAGTATCTTAACAAAGCTCAAACATTCCTCTAAAATGGTGTATCGGTGTTCGATATTCGTATCGGATActgacactcgtatgacacatGTAGGACACATATCCGTGAAACGTCTAATTAAAAAAGTATGTGTTAAATTTATGACAATTCTAggacggttctaacacaattttaaaaataaaaaatacattaattttattaaaattttaaactttattgtataaattgttatgattataaaaataataaataaatcgttgtgaatcagtcatgaaaaacatttttctgctcCAAAATATAATCTCGAACatatttgtgcacataaatctttattatcaatttatataatttataattatataatatatagatttgtgttcccatatcctacattttagaaattttacgtATCTTCGTATCCATATCAGTGTCAGAGTCTCAGCTAGGTAGCTTAGTTTGTTTTTTtccattatattttaatttcttttattttttaacataatacTTTCTAGGTACTAAAAAGCCAGAAAACGTGGCAGACAACAAGAGTGAAAGTACCATGCATTTGGTACAAGGTTAACACACGTGTAGCTTCATGGCATGTTTGCATGCTACGTGGGTTGATTTTGGTAGACAGTTACATTATCCATATCTTCTCGTTATCTGTGtgtgtctatatatatatatatgtatatgaagCAGAAAATAAGCATAGAAAAGATCAAAAGAGTGTAATCATATAGAGATATTAGCATATAGGAAGATGTCTGGGGCACAAGGAGCACAACCAAAAGAGTCAAAGACAGCAACAACATATGAGTCAATAGAAGGAGGAGAGAACAGGACAAAGACTGACCTGCGTTCAAGGGAGGATCAAGGTTGCATTCAGGTCGAAAAGTTGCAGGAGAAGGTCAGTGATCCTGCTGGAAAAGGTGGTCCTGTCTTTGGTGCTGGTAAAGATGAAGACAAGCAAGACCTTGGAGTTACAGGCACAGGCTAAATCATAAACTATGCACAAAACCAAAGGCTATATATAGTGTCTTGTGATAATGGTTCTGCTTCAAAATCTTTGTTTTGGGTGTGAGTGTTTGTGTATGGAACTGATTTGAGTCTTCCTTGTCATGCTTGTACTTTGTGTTCTATGGAATAAAAAGGAAGAAGAggttttttatatatacttgTTTCAACTTTCATATATTCCATCCTTCTTCTTTTTATGACTTTATTGTTTTGTCTTGACACTTGAGCAAGATCAATCAATCAATGGAGTAAATTTTACTGTGAtatttcatcttcatcttcatatcTTCATTTAGTTTTGGTAcatgtttcttttctttatttgattGCTAACAGTTGTGAATTAAtctatattatttatgttaatatatATTCATGAAACAGATTTACAGAATTGACTGATTGTTGCAAGTTATGGATGTTAACTAGAACTggattcaaatttataatttatccTTGATGAATACTAAGTATTTATTTATTCCAAGGGTTaaagttaatttataatttgtacTTTCTAGGCCAGTTCAACTGAAAGTCTCGACCGACCGAAAGGTTGTACAGCCGAAAGGTCAACCGAAAGTCTCGACCGGGAGGCTCTGACGCCGAAAGGTCAACTGAAAGTCTCGACCGACCTAGAGGTTGTGCGACCGAAAGGTCAACCGAAAGTCTCGACCAACCGAAAGGTTGTgcgtaaaattaaattagtgattATAGCAAAGCCCATAAGATGGGCCCAAATATACAGGTGTGTGTTCTCAAAATgttaggtgcaaaaagaaaaaaccTAAGTAACTCTTAAGCCCAATAAGAGAGCCTTATAAATAGAGGTTCAACTCAAAAGGTAAGGAGAATTTCAATTGATCTGATAAGCAAAAAACTatatctgactttggcatcggagcgccttgcaggtacacacacccacctgtgaggagaagaagc includes:
- the LOC137834942 gene encoding uncharacterized protein; this translates as MLLQHSMFCAIPPSHTFSLFTPSLKQRNPFLHHLSFPRKPKTSTFRISSLGPGFLDDIVQIAHNKVLIAAGVSLAIGQLSKLFTSVFLYGKEFDIRVIVQAGGFPSSHSSATVACATLFGLERGFSDPIFGLAVVYAGLIMYDAQGVRREVGTHARVLNKLLLQMQANSLHSKDGDSLINSQSGLSKQLKIEDFEKSLLSQEATLEPQQANGGLLVKSGSKISQTEEEEEGISKLAVDGIPPLKESIGHTEIEVIAGALLGFLVALVVYNNIM
- the LOC137834943 gene encoding uncharacterized protein; amino-acid sequence: MSGAQGAQPKESKTATTYESIEGGENRTKTDLRSREDQGCIQVEKLQEKVSDPAGKGGPVFGAGKDEDKQDLGVTGTG